Proteins found in one Canis aureus isolate CA01 chromosome 19, VMU_Caureus_v.1.0, whole genome shotgun sequence genomic segment:
- the LOC144291074 gene encoding proline-rich protein 23E-like produces MGYPAPWSYPWVGVGSPLWLGHPPPAAPAPSVWPWGFSSFDPHVGSQHLATMAPRGFPCPWGPPLPCSSVPLALSRDASGYSPQVGWQAPASSAFPAAVGRPSRGAPHLKRCQAPPSEWASRFSIWAPAPPSSPELCPLPPSPSTDSPPEPCCPHCPRPPCRACCHLLQCYSINSSVTCPNSGRCVA; encoded by the coding sequence ATGGGGTACCCAGCCCCTTGGAGTTACCCGTGGGTGGGCGTTGGCAGTCCTCTCTGGTTAGGGCATCCCCCTCCAGCTGCCCCAGCACCTTCAGTCTGGCCCTGGGGCTTCTCCAGCTTTGATCCCCATGTGGGAAGCCAGCACCTGGCCACCATGGCCCCCAGGGGATTTCCTTGCCCCTGGGGACCCCCACTCCCATGCTCCTCAGTCCCTCTGGCTCTGAGCAGGGACGCCTCTGGCTACTCTCCCCAGGTGGGATGGCAGGCTCCTGCCAGCTCAGCCTTCCCAGCTGCCGTGGGGAGACCATCCAGAGGAGCTCCTCACTTGAAGAGGTGCCAAGCCCCTCCCTCAGAATGGGCTTCCAGGTTCAGCATTTGGGCCCCTGCACCACCCTCCAGCCCAGaactctgccccctgcccccttcccccagtACAGACTCTCCACCTGAGCCCTGCTGTCCCCACTGCCCTCGGCCACCCTGCAGGGCCTGCTGCCATCTCCTGCAGTGCTACTCAATCAACTCCTCTGTCACCTGCCCCAACAGTGGGAGATGTGTTGCATGA